The nucleotide sequence AGAAGGGAGCCGCCTTGATCAACGAAACGCTCACGATGATCCCGGGACCGTCACCGGTCCACACCCGCATCCTCCATGCGCTGGCCCAGCCGACCACCTCCCACGTGGCACCCTCCTTCGTCGAGGAGTTCCGCGGGGCCCTCGCCGGCTTCCGCGCGCTCTGCCAGAGCGAGACCGCCCAGCCGTTCATCGTCGCGGGCGGCGGCACGCTCGCGATGGAGATCGCCCTCGTCAACCTCGTGGCGCCCGGCGAGAGGGTCCTCGTCATCTCCCACGGCTACTTCGGCGACCGCTTCGGCGACCTGGCGGCCTCCTTCGGGATCGAGGCCGACCTGCTGAAGTCGGAGTGGGGAAAGGCCGTTCCGGCGGAAGCGGTCGCCGCGCGCCTCGCGGCCGGCTCCTACGCCGCCGTGACGATCACCCACGTCGACACGTCCACCGGGACGCTCGCCCCCGTCGAGGCCTACCTCGAGGTCCTGAAGGGACGGCCGGAGCTCGTCATCCTCGACGGCGTCTGCGCGACGGGCGGGGTCGAGGAGAAGTTCGACGCCTGGAAGCTGGACGTCCTCCTCACCGGACCTCAGAAGGCGATCGGCGCCCCTCCGGGTGTCGCCCTCTGCCTCTTCTCCGAGAAGGCCATGGCGCACCGGAAGGCGCGCACCTCCGTCCCCGCCTACTACGCCGACGTGATGCGCTGGCTGCCCGTCATGCTGGACCCCGGAAAGTACTACTCGACGCCGTGCGTGAACGAGATCGTCGCGCTCGCCGAGGCGCTCCGAATGGTCCACGCGGAGGGTCTTCCCACCCGCTTCGCGCGTCACGCGCGGAACGCCCGCGCCTTCCGGGCCGGACTC is from Holophagales bacterium and encodes:
- a CDS encoding alanine--glyoxylate aminotransferase family protein, with the protein product MINETLTMIPGPSPVHTRILHALAQPTTSHVAPSFVEEFRGALAGFRALCQSETAQPFIVAGGGTLAMEIALVNLVAPGERVLVISHGYFGDRFGDLAASFGIEADLLKSEWGKAVPAEAVAARLAAGSYAAVTITHVDTSTGTLAPVEAYLEVLKGRPELVILDGVCATGGVEEKFDAWKLDVLLTGPQKAIGAPPGVALCLFSEKAMAHRKARTSVPAYYADVMRWLPVMLDPGKYYSTPCVNEIVALAEALRMVHAEGLPTRFARHARNARAFRAGLEALGLKLFTDAGCRADTLSVVLLPEGVADAAFRKEVAGRGAVLAGGLGPIAGKAFRLGHMGNISAAEVVAVLGAIEGSLAALGVSITPGAAVAAAAPHF